A section of the Rossellomorea marisflavi genome encodes:
- a CDS encoding Arm DNA-binding domain-containing protein: MRKSGFRTKKEAQVAASEIEEDLRKGIVPTLKKEPFEQYFNKTNISEITLKMYQTRYKLSKKALVENQFRISPSVNIKLFLMNMGKLMLKKRLES; this comes from the coding sequence ATTCGTAAAAGTGGCTTCAGGACAAAAAAAGAGGCTCAAGTAGCAGCTTCAGAAATTGAAGAAGACTTGCGTAAAGGGATTGTCCCTACTTTGAAAAAGGAGCCCTTCGAACAGTACTTTAACAAGACGAATATCAGTGAGATCACTTTAAAAATGTACCAAACACGCTACAAACTATCCAAGAAAGCTTTGGTGGAAAACCAATTCAGGATATCACCAAGCGTGAATATCAAGCTTTTCTTAATGAATATGGGAAAACTCATGCTAAAGAAACGTCTCGAAAGTTGA
- a CDS encoding MBL fold metallo-hydrolase, protein MNLQLIRNATLILDYAGTRFLIDPMLAPKGTYPPFTPSKRDDIKNPIVDLPESVDSILEGIDAVILTHLHLDHFDDTAKEVLPKSINLYVQNEADAEEVKKADFTNVHVLNNEQFNGIQLTKTKGKHGRGEILKRTGTVSGIVFKHENEKTLYVAGDTVWNEEVEEEIHTHHPDIIVVNAGDNQFLEGGSIVMGKEDVLQTANAAPEATIISTHMEAVNHGTLSREELKNTTAEKGLQSRILVPDDGESYTF, encoded by the coding sequence ATGAACCTACAACTCATCAGAAACGCAACCCTCATCCTTGACTATGCAGGCACGCGATTCCTCATTGACCCCATGCTCGCACCGAAAGGGACCTATCCTCCCTTCACGCCGTCAAAAAGGGATGACATCAAGAATCCCATCGTCGATCTGCCAGAATCCGTTGACTCCATACTGGAGGGGATCGATGCCGTGATCCTCACCCATCTCCACCTGGATCACTTTGATGACACGGCAAAAGAAGTCCTCCCCAAATCCATCAATCTATATGTCCAGAACGAAGCCGATGCCGAAGAAGTCAAAAAAGCAGATTTCACGAATGTACACGTGCTAAATAACGAGCAGTTCAACGGTATCCAGCTCACCAAAACCAAAGGCAAGCACGGAAGGGGAGAGATTCTCAAACGCACCGGGACCGTCAGCGGCATCGTCTTTAAACATGAGAACGAGAAAACCCTCTACGTAGCCGGAGATACCGTATGGAATGAAGAGGTGGAAGAAGAAATCCACACCCACCATCCAGACATCATTGTCGTCAATGCAGGCGACAACCAGTTCCTCGAAGGAGGCTCCATCGTCATGGGCAAAGAAGACGTCCTCCAGACAGCGAACGCTGCACCCGAAGCCACCATCATCTCGACCCATATGGAAGCCGTCAACCACGGCACGCTTTCAAGGGAAGAACTCAAGAACACCACAGCAGAGAAAGGACTCCAATCCCGCATCCTGGTGCCGGATGACGGAGAATCCTATACGTTCTAA
- the clpP gene encoding ATP-dependent Clp endopeptidase proteolytic subunit ClpP, with protein sequence MNLIPTVIEQTNRGERAYDIYSRLLKDRVIMLGSAIDDNVANSIVSQLLFLESENPEKDISIYINSPGGSITAGMAIYDTIQYIKPDVQTICIGMAASMGAFLLAAGAKGKRLALPNAEVMIHQPLGGAQGQATEIEIAAKRILFLREKLNQILADRTGQPLDVISKDTDRDNFMTAERALEYGLIDRIITRNDAETK encoded by the coding sequence ATGAACTTAATTCCTACAGTTATTGAACAAACAAACCGCGGTGAACGTGCGTATGACATCTATTCCCGTCTATTGAAGGACCGTGTGATCATGCTTGGGAGCGCCATCGATGATAACGTGGCGAACTCAATCGTATCCCAGCTTCTTTTCCTAGAGTCTGAAAATCCGGAGAAAGACATCTCCATCTACATCAACTCACCAGGCGGAAGCATCACAGCCGGTATGGCGATCTACGATACGATCCAGTACATCAAACCTGATGTTCAAACGATCTGCATCGGTATGGCTGCTTCCATGGGTGCATTCCTTCTAGCTGCCGGAGCAAAAGGCAAACGTCTTGCCCTTCCTAACGCAGAAGTGATGATTCACCAACCACTTGGAGGAGCTCAAGGTCAAGCGACGGAAATCGAAATTGCTGCTAAACGCATTCTCTTCCTTCGTGAGAAATTGAACCAAATCCTTGCTGACCGTACTGGTCAACCACTTGACGTGATTTCTAAGGATACGGACCGCGATAACTTCATGACTGCGGAACGCGCTTTGGAATATGGTCTGATCGACCGTATCATCACTCGCAACGATGCAGAAACTAAATAA
- a CDS encoding histidine phosphatase family protein, which produces MKTEIYFVRHAHSIYTPEELTRPLSEKGMRDARRVARILESEDLDHVVSSPFLRAVQTVEGTAASLNQDVILIDGFKERLLSSAPLDDFQGAIRKVWEEPSFHWEGGESNVDAQKRGVAAMLDLLNEFEGKRVVVGTHGNIMVLIMNFFDSKYGLAFWESLDMPDVYRLTFNGIDLVGVSRLWEPFSEEEESQ; this is translated from the coding sequence ATGAAAACTGAAATCTATTTCGTCAGACACGCCCATTCCATCTACACACCGGAGGAGCTCACCAGGCCACTGTCGGAGAAAGGGATGAGGGATGCCAGACGCGTGGCGAGGATACTGGAATCCGAAGACCTTGATCATGTGGTGTCCAGCCCGTTCTTACGTGCGGTACAGACGGTGGAAGGAACAGCGGCTTCCTTGAATCAAGACGTGATCCTGATAGACGGATTCAAAGAACGGCTTCTATCTTCTGCTCCCTTAGACGATTTTCAAGGAGCCATCCGCAAGGTGTGGGAAGAACCCTCATTCCACTGGGAAGGCGGAGAATCGAATGTGGATGCCCAGAAGCGCGGCGTCGCAGCCATGCTCGATCTCCTGAACGAATTCGAAGGGAAGCGCGTGGTCGTCGGGACTCATGGGAATATCATGGTGCTTATCATGAATTTCTTTGACTCCAAGTATGGCTTGGCTTTTTGGGAGAGCCTCGATATGCCCGATGTGTATCGGCTAACCTTTAATGGAATCGACCTGGTGGGAGTCTCACGGTTGTGGGAGCCCTTTTCAGAAGAGGAAGAGAGCCAATGA
- the abc-f gene encoding ribosomal protection-like ABC-F family protein: MQELVKIDSVNVEIEGTLLLEQVKAGVRKGEVIGLIGNNGAGKSTLLKLLNGDMAPSSGSITPLIQGLKTVMVEQEAMDHSRDALSPGEAALLQKWDVPAGEYDQLSGGEKLKVRLARGIAQNAHLLLLDEPTNHLDEEGIGFLIKELKAYRGTVILVSHDRAFLDEVADVIWSIENKTLVTYEGNYSAYVKTSEQRRLTQQRAYEKQQKLIERIEGQIQDLTSWSGKAHAQSTKQEFPKEFYRSKAKRMDAQVKSKRKRLEKEIERINADPVEVEEKKHLSVRAGRRAGKRLLEVKDLGKAHGSKVLFRGASFTIQNGERVAVTGANGSGKTTFLNMIMGNEAADEGELWLSPAAKIGYLTQEVFDLPLDETPENLFYRETFHDRGQVRNLMTHLGFGKSQWEEPIRHMSMGERVKCKLIKYILEDRDVLILDEPTNHLDLLSREQLEHTLAAYDGTLIVVSHDRYFLEKTTSSEIAIGNGKMVRKWEPAEPSKDEREELKMQLETERQEVLGKLSFMTPAQKEYADLDARFNELTKRIRDM, translated from the coding sequence ATGCAGGAATTAGTGAAAATCGATTCTGTGAATGTTGAAATAGAAGGAACATTATTGTTGGAACAGGTGAAGGCAGGGGTGAGAAAGGGAGAGGTGATCGGTCTCATTGGAAATAATGGGGCCGGTAAATCGACTCTTTTGAAGCTGTTGAACGGGGACATGGCACCGTCATCCGGAAGTATCACACCGCTGATACAAGGGTTGAAGACCGTGATGGTGGAACAGGAAGCGATGGATCACTCAAGGGACGCACTGTCTCCTGGGGAAGCAGCCCTCCTTCAGAAATGGGATGTGCCGGCTGGAGAGTATGATCAGCTGAGTGGGGGAGAGAAGCTGAAGGTGAGACTGGCACGCGGAATCGCGCAGAATGCACACTTGCTGCTTCTGGATGAACCGACCAACCATCTCGATGAAGAGGGGATCGGGTTCCTGATCAAGGAGCTGAAGGCTTATCGCGGGACCGTCATCCTGGTCTCCCACGACCGGGCGTTCCTCGATGAGGTGGCCGATGTGATCTGGTCCATCGAGAACAAGACGCTCGTGACGTATGAGGGGAACTACTCTGCTTACGTGAAGACTTCTGAGCAGCGGAGACTCACTCAGCAGCGGGCGTATGAGAAGCAACAGAAGCTCATTGAACGAATCGAAGGACAGATCCAGGACCTTACTTCCTGGTCGGGAAAAGCCCATGCCCAGTCAACAAAGCAGGAATTTCCCAAGGAGTTCTACCGTTCAAAAGCTAAACGGATGGATGCCCAGGTGAAGTCGAAGCGGAAGCGGCTGGAGAAGGAAATCGAGCGGATCAATGCCGATCCTGTCGAGGTGGAGGAGAAGAAACATCTATCGGTCCGTGCAGGCAGGAGGGCCGGCAAACGTCTCCTTGAAGTAAAGGATCTTGGTAAAGCCCATGGAAGCAAGGTGCTTTTCCGCGGTGCCTCCTTCACGATTCAAAACGGGGAGCGGGTGGCGGTCACCGGTGCCAATGGGAGTGGGAAGACGACTTTCCTCAATATGATCATGGGGAACGAAGCAGCTGATGAAGGAGAGCTATGGCTTTCACCAGCCGCGAAGATCGGCTACCTCACTCAGGAGGTCTTTGATTTACCCCTCGATGAGACACCGGAGAATCTCTTTTACAGGGAGACATTTCACGACCGGGGGCAGGTGAGGAATCTCATGACCCACCTCGGATTCGGCAAAAGCCAGTGGGAGGAGCCAATCCGCCACATGAGCATGGGGGAGCGGGTGAAGTGCAAGCTCATCAAGTATATCCTCGAGGACCGCGACGTACTGATCCTCGATGAACCGACGAATCACCTCGATCTCTTGAGCCGCGAGCAGCTGGAACACACCCTGGCAGCATACGATGGAACACTCATCGTCGTTTCCCATGATCGCTACTTTTTAGAGAAGACAACATCGTCAGAAATTGCAATAGGAAATGGGAAGATGGTGCGGAAGTGGGAACCCGCCGAGCCTTCAAAGGATGAACGGGAAGAGCTCAAGATGCAGCTTGAGACCGAGCGCCAGGAGGTCCTCGGGAAGCTGAGCTTCATGACTCCGGCCCAAAAGGAATACGCCGACCTTGATGCGAGGTTCAATGAACTAACGAAACGAATCAGAGACATGTAG
- a CDS encoding GNAT family N-acetyltransferase, translating to MFTFQVQPNLTLALLQPHHAQEIYTLVDTNRHHLKHWLGWVDGVQSPDIYRDSIIPAWLQQLAANDGFTAGIRHHGKLVGMINLHFINWKTRSTSIGYYLSEEAQGNGIMQACVTAILQHAFDDLNLNKVDIQCAEGNKRSRHIPERLGFKQEGISRDAEFINGHYNDIVTYSLLAKEWRATSK from the coding sequence ATGTTCACATTCCAAGTCCAACCAAACCTAACTCTTGCCCTGCTCCAACCCCACCACGCCCAAGAAATCTACACCCTCGTTGACACCAACCGGCACCACCTCAAACACTGGCTAGGCTGGGTCGACGGCGTCCAATCACCCGACATCTACCGCGACTCCATAATCCCCGCCTGGCTCCAACAACTCGCCGCCAACGACGGATTCACCGCCGGCATCCGCCACCACGGCAAACTCGTCGGGATGATCAACCTCCACTTCATCAACTGGAAAACCCGAAGCACCAGCATCGGCTACTACCTATCAGAAGAAGCCCAAGGCAACGGAATCATGCAGGCCTGCGTCACCGCCATTCTCCAGCACGCATTCGACGACCTCAACCTGAACAAAGTCGACATCCAGTGCGCCGAAGGCAACAAGAGAAGCCGCCACATCCCCGAACGTCTCGGATTCAAACAGGAAGGCATCTCCCGCGACGCCGAATTCATCAACGGCCATTACAACGACATCGTCACCTACAGCCTACTTGCAAAAGAGTGGAGAGCAACTAGCAAATAG
- a CDS encoding ATP-binding protein produces the protein MGKLLDFYHSSLRRRIIVLMTGFILVFLIGAGCLYWYDHRLSVEYDETKAKLDDRKEVAQKLDRQFNRIFFEGRGYVAFKRPEFKQNIRNLEKQLKVTIGEMNKISQSADDRAFASEVEDFYDYYVDIVNKTIKLVEDGDEQGVQDNSASGGTARVEGFLEKLDAYNDNIQQSTDEAYEELRAKEATSQTIFLVFVLLMLLLLMRIMRSIAKQIGHPLEEVATSAQHIAETGTYQNWTFNKDRRDEIGQLSNAFEKMIFTVQEKEDHLVSQNEELQAQQDELEVQQEELERLLHLARDRGEQLERRNEFINGISNSLDKKEVLESIVKSMCSLMGAPRGMIVLMDDQDTHASFGVSNEAIGQFLAHIQNGLHQRLFETKEPFCVKRELVTSEKGYHEETMYSYDLFIPVLSAQGDLEAFMVFSRFGEGFTDKEQQEYKGFAKQISISLRNILLYEDSERIRHMNQDILNNLQEGIQLVDPMGDSLLVNTKFARIIGSDMGALKDAPYSKWGCSIVTQVENGDELKDYYQNVIRNQETGNSMIYRLTEGSDVFQVYSTSLYHEEEHVGTIFVHRDITKEYEVDQMKSEFVSTVSHELRTPLASVLGFTELMLTRDLKPERTKKYLNTIYKEAQRLTSLINDFLDVQRMESGKQTFEKKYEDVLDIIRNIVDLTKVSSPHHTFTIGRETDCTIVLGDGDKLTQAFTNLISNAVKYSPDGGDVTILMKEKEDRISIEIRDEGLGIPEEAIGKLFTKFYRIDNSDRRKIGGTGLGLTIVKEIIEAHGGSVTVSSELGKGSTFTVTLPVITLDTFKEEEQGNGHNILVIEDDMSLASLLATELSESGFQVDHTTNGSSAIERLKRTQPDAIVLDIMLGGKLNGWDVLEEIKKEESLTGIPIIISSALDEKEKGLTLGASDYLMKPYHPSKLSKTILHLLLKKGTKGDILVPTEDRTIE, from the coding sequence ATGGGTAAACTCCTGGATTTCTATCATTCCAGTCTGAGACGGAGGATCATCGTCCTCATGACGGGGTTCATCCTCGTGTTCCTCATAGGAGCAGGTTGTTTATACTGGTACGATCACAGGCTTTCCGTGGAATACGATGAGACGAAAGCCAAGCTCGATGACCGGAAGGAAGTCGCCCAGAAGCTTGACCGGCAGTTCAATCGGATCTTCTTTGAGGGGCGAGGGTATGTGGCGTTTAAACGTCCGGAATTTAAGCAGAACATTAGAAACCTCGAGAAGCAGTTGAAAGTCACAATAGGAGAAATGAATAAGATTTCTCAGTCTGCAGACGATCGCGCTTTCGCTTCCGAGGTAGAAGATTTTTATGACTACTATGTAGATATCGTTAACAAGACAATTAAACTTGTGGAAGATGGCGATGAACAGGGTGTCCAAGATAACTCTGCCAGTGGTGGAACTGCTAGAGTAGAAGGATTTCTTGAAAAATTGGATGCCTATAATGACAACATCCAGCAGTCCACTGATGAAGCTTATGAAGAACTCCGGGCCAAGGAAGCAACGAGTCAGACGATCTTCTTGGTATTCGTCTTGCTCATGCTGCTTCTCCTCATGCGGATCATGCGCTCGATTGCCAAGCAGATCGGTCACCCCCTCGAAGAAGTGGCAACCTCTGCCCAGCATATCGCCGAGACCGGTACGTATCAAAACTGGACGTTCAATAAGGATCGCCGCGATGAGATCGGTCAGCTTTCAAATGCCTTTGAAAAGATGATCTTCACCGTCCAGGAAAAGGAAGACCATCTTGTCTCCCAGAATGAAGAACTCCAAGCTCAGCAGGATGAGCTCGAAGTCCAGCAGGAGGAATTGGAACGATTGCTTCATCTTGCGCGCGACAGAGGCGAACAGCTTGAACGGCGCAACGAATTCATCAATGGGATATCCAACTCCCTCGATAAGAAAGAGGTACTGGAAAGCATCGTCAAAAGCATGTGCAGCCTCATGGGCGCACCAAGGGGGATGATCGTCCTCATGGATGACCAGGATACCCACGCCTCCTTCGGCGTATCCAACGAAGCCATCGGCCAGTTCCTTGCCCATATCCAGAATGGTCTTCATCAGCGGTTATTCGAGACCAAGGAACCGTTCTGTGTAAAGCGCGAGCTCGTCACGTCTGAAAAAGGCTATCATGAGGAAACGATGTACTCCTATGACCTGTTCATCCCGGTCCTGTCGGCTCAAGGAGATTTGGAGGCCTTCATGGTGTTCAGTCGCTTCGGTGAAGGATTCACAGACAAGGAACAGCAGGAGTATAAAGGGTTTGCGAAGCAAATCTCCATTTCCCTGAGGAACATCCTACTCTATGAGGATTCCGAACGGATCCGTCATATGAATCAGGATATCCTGAACAATCTTCAGGAAGGGATCCAGCTTGTTGACCCCATGGGCGACAGCCTGCTGGTGAATACGAAGTTTGCGAGGATCATTGGAAGTGATATGGGAGCCCTGAAGGATGCTCCATATTCGAAATGGGGCTGCAGCATCGTCACCCAAGTGGAGAACGGGGATGAACTCAAGGATTATTACCAAAATGTCATCCGCAATCAGGAAACGGGGAACAGCATGATCTACAGGCTCACAGAAGGAAGCGATGTCTTCCAGGTGTATTCTACCTCCCTGTACCATGAGGAGGAGCATGTAGGCACCATCTTCGTCCATCGTGACATCACGAAGGAATACGAAGTGGATCAGATGAAATCGGAGTTCGTCAGCACCGTCAGCCATGAGCTTCGGACCCCTCTTGCCAGTGTTCTTGGCTTTACGGAACTCATGCTCACCCGTGACCTGAAGCCAGAGAGGACAAAGAAATACTTGAACACCATCTACAAGGAAGCGCAGCGTCTCACCTCCCTGATCAATGACTTCCTTGACGTGCAACGAATGGAATCAGGGAAACAGACCTTTGAGAAGAAGTATGAAGACGTCCTGGACATCATCCGGAATATCGTGGATCTCACGAAGGTGAGTTCACCCCATCATACCTTCACGATCGGAAGGGAAACGGATTGCACCATCGTCCTCGGTGACGGGGATAAACTTACGCAGGCGTTCACAAACCTCATCAGCAATGCGGTGAAATACTCACCGGATGGAGGGGACGTCACGATCCTCATGAAGGAAAAAGAAGACCGGATCTCCATCGAGATCCGCGATGAAGGGTTGGGCATCCCGGAAGAGGCGATCGGTAAGCTCTTCACGAAATTCTACCGGATTGACAATTCAGACCGGCGGAAGATCGGAGGCACGGGCCTCGGCCTTACCATCGTCAAGGAAATCATCGAGGCCCACGGCGGATCTGTGACCGTGTCGTCCGAACTCGGAAAAGGAAGCACATTCACGGTCACCCTCCCGGTCATCACCCTTGATACGTTCAAGGAGGAAGAACAGGGGAACGGCCACAACATCCTTGTGATTGAAGACGATATGAGCCTTGCATCCCTTCTTGCCACAGAGCTTTCCGAGAGCGGCTTCCAGGTGGATCACACGACGAATGGCTCAAGTGCCATCGAGCGTCTGAAGCGGACGCAACCCGATGCCATTGTCCTGGATATCATGCTTGGGGGTAAACTGAATGGATGGGATGTGCTTGAGGAGATCAAGAAGGAAGAGAGCCTGACGGGCATACCGATCATCATCTCCTCCGCCCTTGATGAGAAAGAAAAGGGGTTGACCCTAGGGGCAAGCGACTACCTGATGAAACCCTATCATCCAAGCAAACTATCAAAAACCATTCTTCACCTTCTATTGAAAAAAGGGACAAAAGGAGATATCCTTGTCCCGACAGAAGATCGAACAATCGAATGA
- a CDS encoding response regulator transcription factor — MAKILIAEDEEVLRMLMVDTLEDEGYDIDEAADGQEAIDQILGTDYDLIVLDYMMPAYTGLEVIDQVRNHHGKSDVKIMMVSAKNQQADKDLVLAAGADYFMSKPYSPVELMEKIGDILNG, encoded by the coding sequence ATGGCGAAGATCTTGATTGCAGAAGACGAAGAAGTGCTGCGCATGCTCATGGTCGACACCCTGGAAGATGAAGGATATGACATCGACGAAGCGGCCGATGGCCAGGAAGCCATCGACCAGATCCTCGGCACCGACTACGACCTGATTGTCCTTGATTATATGATGCCCGCCTATACGGGTCTCGAGGTCATCGATCAGGTGCGGAACCATCACGGGAAGAGCGATGTGAAGATCATGATGGTATCGGCGAAGAATCAGCAGGCGGATAAGGACCTTGTCCTTGCCGCCGGTGCTGACTACTTCATGTCGAAACCTTACAGTCCCGTCGAACTCATGGAGAAGATCGGAGACATCCTGAATGGGTAA
- a CDS encoding glycosyltransferase family 2 protein encodes MNISDAWGNVLLGIGWFVLIYMILVISFYTILLVISMFQLRKSYQLDDWEPYEELLHLSQTKPVSILVPAYNESVGIMATVRSLLSIEYPEYEVIIVNDGSTDDSLEKLIETFQLVKIKWVIRQQLETQPVKAVYQSKLYKNLLVVDKENGGKADALNAGINVSNFPYFCSIDGDSVLERSAFLKVMKPIIESDGDVIASGGSIRIANGCDIESGEIVKIGLSRSPLVVMQVIEYLRAFLMGRIGLSRHNLLLIVSGAFGVFSKSWVIRAGGYAHTVGEDMELVVRLHRFVKEEKADKQIVYVPDPVSWTEAPESMKYLRRQRSRWHRGLFESLWIHKKLLFNPKYGSIGMVSMPYFLIIEFLGPVVELTGYLIMIVSLLFGGVYLEFAILLFLLSIFYGSILSMSAVLLEEWTIRKYPKASDITKLFFYSLTETLWYRPLTVLWRCEGIIDFLRKKRGWGEMARKGVSK; translated from the coding sequence ATGAACATTTCAGACGCATGGGGAAACGTCCTGCTCGGCATCGGGTGGTTCGTCCTCATATATATGATTCTTGTTATTTCTTTTTATACGATTCTTCTCGTGATCTCCATGTTCCAGTTGCGGAAATCGTACCAGCTTGACGACTGGGAGCCGTATGAAGAACTCCTTCATCTTTCCCAGACGAAGCCGGTGTCGATCCTGGTGCCTGCTTATAATGAATCCGTCGGGATCATGGCAACGGTCCGGTCCCTCCTGAGCATTGAGTATCCGGAATACGAAGTGATCATCGTGAACGACGGGTCGACGGACGATTCCCTCGAAAAACTCATCGAGACGTTCCAGCTTGTGAAGATCAAATGGGTCATCCGTCAGCAGCTCGAAACCCAGCCCGTCAAAGCGGTCTATCAATCGAAGCTGTATAAGAACCTCCTTGTCGTGGATAAAGAAAACGGAGGGAAGGCCGATGCCCTGAATGCAGGTATCAATGTGTCCAACTTCCCGTATTTCTGCTCCATCGACGGGGATTCGGTCTTAGAGCGTTCAGCCTTCCTGAAGGTCATGAAGCCGATCATCGAATCTGACGGGGACGTCATCGCCTCGGGCGGAAGCATACGGATCGCCAATGGATGTGACATCGAGAGCGGAGAGATCGTCAAGATCGGGTTATCCCGTTCTCCCCTTGTCGTCATGCAGGTGATTGAATATTTAAGGGCGTTCTTGATGGGACGAATCGGTCTCAGCCGGCACAACCTTCTCCTTATCGTATCCGGGGCTTTCGGCGTCTTCTCGAAGAGCTGGGTCATCCGGGCTGGGGGCTATGCCCATACGGTGGGGGAAGACATGGAACTCGTCGTGAGGCTCCATCGATTCGTGAAAGAAGAAAAGGCAGACAAACAAATCGTCTACGTTCCGGATCCCGTCAGCTGGACGGAAGCACCGGAGTCCATGAAATACTTGCGGAGACAGCGGAGCAGATGGCACCGTGGACTGTTCGAGAGCCTGTGGATCCATAAAAAACTTCTGTTCAATCCGAAATATGGCTCCATCGGCATGGTGAGTATGCCCTATTTCCTCATCATCGAGTTCCTCGGACCGGTCGTTGAGCTCACGGGCTACCTCATCATGATTGTTTCGCTGCTGTTCGGAGGCGTGTATCTGGAGTTTGCCATCCTCTTATTCTTATTATCGATTTTCTACGGTTCGATCCTTTCCATGTCGGCTGTACTGCTGGAGGAATGGACGATCCGGAAATATCCGAAGGCATCTGACATTACGAAACTATTCTTCTATTCCCTAACAGAAACCCTCTGGTATCGCCCATTGACCGTGCTCTGGCGCTGTGAAGGCATCATCGACTTCCTCCGCAAGAAGCGGGGCTGGGGTGAAATGGCGAGAAAAGGAGTATCCAAATGA
- a CDS encoding HEAT repeat domain-containing protein — protein MFKDELLFFVVMLGIFLIILFSIFLYLIMKKTRETKKRDVIEAYKEEYQLPIFHFLREGVEEVEVGRDPLQVRALIELMAGFSQTFASEDILMRIRLFAEDHFDGEIKKHLRHRRWSMRMNGLYWVEDFGMRTMKSELDRVYQSRRLTKQEEIQILKIDIKNGSPDVMKALMHPKHVFTEFEYSLLFQALDITDFEGLMEAAGELPDVMHHSLIDSIGLRRNPRYAGFLEDKLGLASSEIRIRALKAIVAMEHYLPADTLADHLKAESWQERLMAIKVCEYVRNPELTGLLISLMRDASFYVRSQAAQAIMRLERGQEVLREIAISEEDLYARDMAEQWLERGRIT, from the coding sequence TTGTTCAAAGATGAGCTGTTGTTTTTTGTCGTGATGCTCGGGATTTTCCTGATCATCTTATTCTCGATCTTTCTTTATCTCATTATGAAAAAAACAAGAGAAACGAAGAAACGTGATGTCATAGAGGCATATAAAGAGGAATACCAGCTTCCCATCTTCCATTTCCTCAGGGAAGGAGTGGAGGAAGTTGAAGTGGGCAGGGATCCCCTTCAAGTCAGGGCATTGATCGAGCTGATGGCTGGTTTCTCCCAAACATTCGCAAGCGAAGATATCCTTATGAGGATCCGTCTCTTTGCCGAGGACCATTTTGACGGGGAGATCAAGAAGCATCTCCGTCACCGGCGGTGGAGCATGCGGATGAACGGCCTGTACTGGGTCGAGGACTTCGGGATGCGTACCATGAAATCCGAACTCGACAGGGTCTATCAATCACGCAGACTGACAAAACAGGAAGAAATCCAAATCCTCAAGATCGACATCAAAAACGGATCCCCTGACGTCATGAAAGCCCTCATGCATCCAAAGCATGTATTCACGGAATTTGAGTACAGCCTCCTCTTTCAGGCCCTCGACATTACGGACTTTGAGGGGCTCATGGAGGCTGCTGGGGAATTACCGGATGTTATGCACCATTCCCTCATTGACAGCATCGGCCTGAGGCGAAATCCCCGCTATGCAGGGTTTTTGGAGGATAAACTAGGCTTGGCATCATCTGAAATCCGGATTCGTGCCCTGAAAGCGATCGTGGCCATGGAGCATTATCTTCCGGCAGACACACTCGCCGATCATCTGAAGGCAGAGTCCTGGCAGGAACGGCTCATGGCCATCAAGGTGTGTGAGTACGTGCGTAATCCTGAATTGACTGGCCTTCTCATCAGCTTGATGAGGGATGCTTCCTTCTATGTGCGGTCACAGGCCGCTCAGGCCATCATGCGTCTTGAGCGCGGGCAGGAGGTCCTGAGGGAGATTGCCATATCGGAAGAAGACCTGTATGCCAGGGATATGGCGGAACAATGGTTGGAAAGGGGGCGTATCACATGA